The following proteins come from a genomic window of Thermodesulfovibrionales bacterium:
- a CDS encoding universal stress protein: MMNIKKILLPVDFPNPSLHVLHQAATFAHHFSSEIVMMHVVTPQSHIAGLPANGLDLDGWDMLAEITREAEKHLDRSLGPELRDITIRCMLVRGDAAYEIVQTAQEEKADLIMMPSYGHTFSQFLLGSVTAKVLHGTECPVWTDAHVEQSSEKELAIRNVLCAVDLSACDHQCVSWAVQMAAEFHAGLTLAYVTSGVEMWGPGGNYVNPELKDALVGNATRQMARLREDMGIRADVFIGSGDVPKVLRQAANQTKADLLVTGCRPYGGHLRTHGYSIICTMPIPVLSV, translated from the coding sequence ATGATGAATATCAAGAAAATTCTTCTTCCGGTTGATTTTCCGAACCCCTCTTTGCATGTGCTCCATCAGGCTGCGACATTCGCCCACCATTTCTCTTCTGAGATAGTGATGATGCACGTCGTAACCCCGCAGAGCCACATAGCCGGTCTGCCAGCGAATGGCCTCGATCTTGATGGGTGGGATATGCTCGCTGAGATCACTAGAGAGGCCGAGAAGCATCTAGACCGGTCTCTCGGTCCGGAGCTCAGAGATATTACCATCAGGTGCATGTTGGTCAGAGGTGATGCGGCCTATGAAATTGTGCAGACGGCTCAGGAGGAAAAAGCCGATCTGATAATGATGCCTTCTTATGGCCATACGTTCAGTCAGTTTCTACTGGGCTCCGTGACCGCAAAAGTATTGCACGGGACCGAGTGCCCGGTTTGGACCGACGCCCATGTGGAGCAGTCATCGGAGAAGGAGCTTGCGATCCGCAATGTCCTGTGCGCGGTCGACTTGTCTGCTTGTGATCACCAATGTGTGTCGTGGGCCGTCCAAATGGCCGCCGAATTTCATGCCGGTCTCACGCTCGCTTACGTCACCTCGGGGGTGGAAATGTGGGGACCAGGCGGCAACTACGTCAATCCAGAGTTGAAAGACGCACTTGTCGGCAACGCAACCAGGCAAATGGCCAGGCTCCGGGAAGACATGGGCATCAGGGCGGACGTATTCATCGGTAGCGGTGATGTACCCAAAGTGCTGAGGCAAGCTGCGAACCAGACGAAGGCGGACTTGCTGGTTACCGGTTGTCGTCCTTATGGCGGTCACCTGCGGACCCACGGCTACTCAATCATTTGCACGATGCCTATCCCAGTTCTGAGCGTATGA
- a CDS encoding flavodoxin family protein, translating into MKVVSLLASPRGLKGNTAALLQHVIDGAKAEGARSEIVVLKGDSVLPCRACDACHKKGRCIQKDHFEGIKGKITNADGLILASPNYIFNVSAQLKAFMDRCCGVIHCMQFWGKYGACVITSGGGGDEPVAEYMSHFLISTGIVPVGGVWATMSAMPEKGITDEVKENAYNLGKRLVQSWQAGEVPADADDRRSAFRERMHALINWRKEEWPFEYRYWQENRGL; encoded by the coding sequence ATGAAAGTCGTTTCGCTGCTTGCGAGTCCGCGTGGGCTCAAGGGTAACACCGCAGCTCTTTTGCAACACGTCATTGATGGCGCTAAGGCGGAAGGAGCGAGATCGGAGATCGTGGTTCTGAAGGGGGACTCAGTGCTTCCATGCCGGGCTTGTGACGCCTGCCACAAGAAGGGTCGCTGCATCCAGAAAGACCATTTCGAGGGAATAAAGGGTAAGATCACCAACGCGGACGGTCTCATCCTTGCCAGTCCGAATTACATCTTCAACGTGAGCGCCCAACTGAAGGCATTCATGGACCGTTGCTGCGGCGTGATCCACTGCATGCAGTTTTGGGGAAAGTACGGGGCCTGTGTGATCACCTCTGGTGGAGGCGGCGACGAACCGGTCGCTGAGTACATGAGCCATTTTCTCATCTCAACAGGCATAGTACCTGTGGGTGGGGTATGGGCGACCATGTCTGCCATGCCGGAGAAAGGCATTACCGATGAAGTGAAGGAAAACGCCTATAACCTTGGCAAGAGGCTTGTTCAGTCGTGGCAAGCCGGAGAGGTGCCTGCCGATGCAGACGACAGAAGGAGCGCTTTCCGAGAGAGGATGCATGCCCTTATCAACTGGCGCAAAGAAGAATGGCCCTTTGAGTATCGCTATTGGCAGGAAAACAGGGGTTTATAA
- a CDS encoding radical SAM protein: MPMTNSQEFFIQYHLTERCNLHCRHCYQTGKKTSEMSLPQIGDLAAEVADMIQEWSESYGLEFSSSFNVTGGEPFMRGDIFEILEEIAKNGFELYLLTNGILVDGERAGRLAGLRVRGVQVSIEGPEAVHDSIRGKGSFSSALKGVRHLLDAGIVVTLNTTLSAVNADTFLQMLDLCCSLGVQKLGFSRLVPSGRGREMLASMLDATRVQELYETIFSAETKGVTLVTGDPVASQMSAEVEGDEGSVPCGGCAAGLSGLTILPDGTITPCRRLPIPIGNVREDSLREVWALSPVLNALRDRSGYKGKCGTCERWAVCRGCRAIACGYSQSKGDGDFLAEDPQCFL, translated from the coding sequence ATGCCGATGACGAATTCCCAGGAATTTTTTATTCAATATCATCTTACCGAGAGATGTAACCTTCACTGCCGCCACTGCTACCAGACCGGAAAGAAGACGAGCGAGATGTCCCTCCCGCAAATAGGAGATCTTGCCGCAGAGGTCGCGGACATGATTCAGGAGTGGTCTGAGAGCTACGGTCTGGAGTTTTCCTCAAGCTTCAACGTCACGGGCGGTGAACCCTTCATGAGAGGCGACATTTTCGAAATCCTTGAAGAGATCGCGAAAAATGGCTTCGAACTCTATCTCCTCACCAACGGCATCCTCGTAGACGGAGAACGTGCGGGAAGGCTTGCAGGACTCAGAGTGAGGGGGGTGCAGGTAAGCATCGAAGGACCTGAGGCGGTTCATGATTCGATACGCGGCAAGGGGAGTTTCTCTTCAGCCCTCAAGGGAGTGCGACACTTGCTCGATGCCGGTATTGTCGTGACGCTTAATACGACCCTTTCGGCCGTCAACGCAGACACCTTTCTTCAGATGCTCGATCTCTGCTGCTCTCTCGGGGTGCAGAAACTGGGGTTTTCCCGTCTCGTGCCTTCCGGCAGGGGGAGAGAGATGCTGGCGAGTATGCTCGATGCGACGCGGGTGCAGGAACTTTACGAGACAATTTTTTCCGCTGAGACGAAGGGAGTCACCCTCGTTACGGGAGACCCTGTCGCCTCTCAGATGTCTGCCGAGGTGGAGGGAGATGAAGGTTCTGTTCCCTGTGGCGGTTGCGCTGCCGGATTATCGGGACTCACCATCCTTCCTGACGGAACAATTACGCCGTGCAGAAGACTCCCCATACCGATTGGAAACGTGAGGGAGGATTCTCTGCGCGAGGTATGGGCACTTTCTCCTGTCCTGAATGCTCTCAGAGACAGGTCCGGCTACAAAGGCAAGTGTGGAACTTGTGAGCGATGGGCAGTTTGCAGGGGATGCAGGGCGATAGCCTGTGGATATTCGCAGTCAAAGGGAGATGGCGATTTCCTCGCCGAAGATCCGCAGTGTTTCCTGTAA
- a CDS encoding YdjY domain-containing protein encodes MRRLRRVDILLFFIGIGLLAYLFLSLFPVRTTSAQKTDCLPTKESPLIIDSKKRCVLLYAVVSENLKTSTHFGVVFKDGKLADKALFRAYVSPMEFHDALLAIGMRPGDNLTSVSKGKYVEGDPLDVTVTWPGLNKEFPLKEILTDSGGKGFQIKFGGNRTASAAENSGCLTCLESCWVGITSNAAYPMTGALKRFFSPNSEFSINRNVIQARGGGPVILIYRAATGN; translated from the coding sequence GTGCGGCGATTGAGACGAGTCGATATCCTGTTGTTCTTCATCGGCATTGGTTTGCTGGCGTACCTCTTTTTGTCTCTCTTCCCCGTCCGGACGACGTCGGCCCAAAAGACGGACTGCCTGCCCACGAAAGAGAGTCCCCTCATCATCGACTCGAAAAAGCGGTGCGTCCTCCTTTATGCAGTAGTAAGCGAGAATCTGAAGACATCAACGCATTTTGGCGTTGTCTTCAAGGACGGCAAACTTGCGGATAAGGCCCTTTTCAGGGCATACGTCAGCCCGATGGAATTTCACGATGCACTCCTGGCAATAGGCATGAGGCCGGGTGACAATCTTACGAGTGTCAGCAAAGGGAAATATGTTGAAGGCGACCCTCTTGATGTCACCGTTACCTGGCCTGGTCTCAACAAGGAATTCCCTCTCAAAGAGATTCTCACCGACTCGGGGGGCAAAGGGTTTCAGATAAAATTCGGGGGGAACAGAACGGCATCTGCTGCCGAGAATTCCGGATGTCTCACCTGCCTTGAAAGTTGCTGGGTCGGAATCACAAGCAACGCAGCCTATCCCATGACTGGCGCCCTGAAGAGATTTTTTAGCCCCAACTCGGAATTTTCGATCAACAGAAATGTCATTCAAGCGAGAGGAGGAGGTCCGGTAATCCTCATCTATCGTGCGGCAACAGGCAACTAG